In Leptodactylus fuscus isolate aLepFus1 chromosome 2, aLepFus1.hap2, whole genome shotgun sequence, one genomic interval encodes:
- the C2H11orf65 gene encoding protein MFI produces MMEDVRDPGGHVMEQDEAARVIQKAFRRILDMNVFRYFKNLISFKGQGDPKLLLKCINPAEAGLIDAAAGVHVRFRLGGTKFPPNIYYKLFTHRPIVDMCANSPKDYTQQCVKQLLPKQIHNHGAILEQDRRGWYTRVENNGWRLLTLRLPRSLDEVTAAENKKRIPFSHSKLQRRQELVRKQKQRKIDWLRKMYYEGSLHAQTTEPNTAVLVQRATQGVLQSVEERGIESVLDWEVDELLNWTNALNYDEYINNWKSIGTSKSSCAFTGTTFVRSPYDLYEFSQRSSPGLSSLATSIENAE; encoded by the exons ATGATGGAGGACGTGAGGGATCCAGGTGGCCATGTCATGGAACAAGACGAAGCAGCGCGAGTCATCCAGAAGGCTTTCCGCAGGATTTTA gacatgAATGTATTCAGATATTTTAAGAATCTCATCAGCTTCAAAGGCCAAGGGGATCCAAAACTTTTACTGAAGTGCATTAACCCCGCAGAG GCTGGACTTATAGATGCAGCTGCTGGTGTACATGTCAGGTTCAGACTAGGAGGG ACTAAATTCCCCCCCAACATATATTACAAGTTGTTCACTCACCGGCCGATTGTGGATATGTGCGCCAACAGCCCCAAGGATTACACCCAGCAATGTGTGAAACAACTGCTGCCGAAACAGATCCACAACCATGGGGCGATCCTCGAGCAAGACCGCCGCGGCTGGTACACGAGAGTGGAGAACAATGGCTGGAGGCTCCTGACACTCAGG CTCCCTAGAAGTCTAGATGAAGTGACTGCGGCCGAGAATAAGAAGAGGATCCCGTTCAGCCACAGCAAACTGCAGAGGAGACAGGAGCTTGTAAGAAAGCAGAAGCAAAGGAAGATCGACTGGCTGAGAAAGAT GTATTATGAAGGAAGTCTTCATGCGCAGACCACAGAACCTAACACTGCAGTCCTGGTCCAGCGAGCCACGCAGGGGGTCTTACAGTCGGTGGAGGAGCGGGGGATAGAGTCAGTCCTGGACTGGGAGGTGGACGAACTGCTGAACTGGACTAATGCCCTCAACTACGATGA GTATATTAACAACTGGAAATCGATAGGCACCAGTAAGTCGTCCTGCGCGTTCACAG GAACAACATTTGTGCGCTCTCCATACGATCTCTACGAGTTCTCACAGCGGTCCTCACCGGGCTTGTCCTCACTGGCCACCAGTATAGAAAATGCGGAATAA